One segment of Xiphias gladius isolate SHS-SW01 ecotype Sanya breed wild chromosome 1, ASM1685928v1, whole genome shotgun sequence DNA contains the following:
- the ppfibp2a gene encoding liprin-beta-2 isoform X1, which yields MNQELLHRTSLENQKLSLMGEVSYLKLKLAEMEGKQGHGAERQHKAETVVNFISELQEQMCRFQKEINNKIQEKKALEIPADSSCSVACLTDSTEGKGSNPGQSCDRTSGVMHKLEEALDGPDGNTPSLEEGSSDAEQQYHCGGESGLLKELRILKDKVEHLEDQKLQYEKKLKATKAEISSLQQLLLSKNAEIESLHTQLLARPSLSSESSERDEELQRLKIGMKSLVAANDEKDRRIEELTLLLNQCRQFREVTHNTRLAPPAVRSLSNGRTPSSSSEEEEQGLMKNTDSASAKSEDVKSEVSTNSSSSQQTSLLSVQKDSDSRTESQTLSSSMNDLTNGASQKGGLGDTKSQTLPVNSSLSEQSGIGGSSSEIQSQRSPDGSEDGDCSQRKSEKVDDSTSSDNSPVHSEANTQPGQRAVGSPEYMKNNRSFKRLWGKLRRTQSGGLQAADPDAGQFRRGGLRATAGPRLTRTPESYNSLRDMNIPFSQWTKEQVCGWLEDYGLGQYVSLSRQWVENGQTLLSATPQDFEKEMCMKNPLHRKKLQLALRAFTTRVVEESSELDHIWVTRWLDDIGLPQYKDQFHEARVDGRMIQYLTVNDLLTLKVASQLHHLSIKCAIHVLHANKFNPHCLRRRPGEEKQPTPSEVVQWSNHRVMEWLRAVDLAEYAPNLRGSGVHGGLIILEPRFSSETLALLLNIPPQKTLLRRHLATAFSALVGPQATQEKREYGNATGHVPLTTTAKVKPKKLGFTQFSHLRKRKPDESADYICPIDSGALTVNGVSRLPSAALRGLSPSLDRQTDRWEQFGIKAEANGPKQ from the exons ACTGTAGTGAATTTCATTAGTGAGCTGCAAGAGCAGATGTGTAGGTTTCAGAAGGAGATCAATAACAAGATCCAGGAGAAAAAGGCCTTGGAGATCCCGGCTGACAGCAGCTGTTCAGTGGCTTGCCTCACTGATTCCACTGAGGGCAAGGGCTCAAACCCTGGGCAGTCCTGTGACAGAACCTCAGGGGTGATGCACAAACTAGAGGAGGCTCTAGATGGGCCTGATGGGAACACACCAAGCCTGGAAGAGGGTAGCTCAGATGCAGAGCAGCAGTACCACTGTGGAGGAGAAAGT GGCTTACTTAAGGAGCTCAGGATTCTTAAGGACAAAGTGGAGCACCTGGAGGATCAGAAGTTACAGTATGAGAAGAAACTCAAAGCAACAAAG GCAGAGATCAGCAGCCTTCAGCAGCTTCTGCTCAGTAAGAACGCTGAGATTGAGAGCTTGCACACTCAGCTGCTGGCCAGACCCTCTCTATCAAGTGAGAGCTCAGAGAGAG ATGAGGAACTGCAGAGACTTAAGATTGGAATGAAATCACTGGTTGCCGCCAACGATGAAAAG GACCGGCGTATTGAAGAGCTCACTCTGCTCCTGAATCAGTGCAGGCAATTCAGAGAGGTCACTCACAACACAAGGCTAG CTCCACCTGCTGTTCGTTCATTGTCGAATGGTAGGACTCCTTCAAGCAGCagtgaggaagaagagcagGGGCTGATGAAGAATACTGACTCTGCCAGTGCAAAATCTGAGGATGTAAAGTCCGAA GTTTCCACAAATAGCTCTTCCTCCCAACAAACATCACTTTTATCAGTCCAGAAGGACAGTGATTCCAG aacAGAATCGCAGACTCTATCCAGTAGCATGAATGACCTAACGAATGGAGCTTCACAAAAG GGTGGTCTGGGTGACACCAAAAGTCAGACGCTGCCTGTGAATTCGTCTCTCTCAGAGCAGAGTGGGATCggaggcagcagcagtgaaattCAGAGCCAAAGGTCTCCAGATGGGAGCGAAGATGGAGACTGCAGCCAAA GAAAGTCGGAGAAAGTTGACGACAGCACTTCAAGCGATAATTCTCCTGTTCATTCTGAGGCGAATACACAGCCTGGCCAACGGGCTGTGGGCTCACCAGAATACATGAAGAATAATAGGAGCTTCAAGAGACTCTGGGGAAA ACTTCGAAGAACCCAATCTGGAGGGCTTCAGGCAGCAGATCCAGATGCTGGTCAGTTTAGAAGAGGGGGACTGCGTGCTACAGCAGGACCCAGACTAACCAGGACCCCCGAATCGTATAATTCTCTACG TGATATGAATATTCCATTCAGCCAGTGGACCAAGGAGCAGGTGTGTGGCTGGCTAGAGGACTATGGACTTGGCCAGTATGTCAGTCTCTCCAGACAGTGGGTAGAAAATGGACAGACACTGCTGTCTGCTACACCTCAGGACTTCGAGAAG GAGATGTGTATGAAGAATCCACTGCACAGGAAGAAGCTGCAGCTGGCTCTGAGGGCATTCACCACTAGAGTTGTAGAGGAATCGTCAGAGCTGGACCACATCTGGGTCACCC GTTGGTTGGATGATATTGGTTTGCCTCAGTATAAAGACCAGTTTCATGAGGCCCGAGTAGATGGTCGAATGATACAATACCTCACTGTG AATGACCTCTTGACACTAAAGGTCGCCAGTCAGCTTCATCATCTCAGTATTAAATGTGCCATTCATGTCCTTCATGCCAACAAGTTCAACCCCCACTGTCTTCGACGTAGGCCAGGAGAAGAG AAACAGCCCACTCCCTCTGAGGTGGTGCAGTGGTCTAACCATCGCGTGATGGAGTGGCTGAGAGCAGTGGACCTCGCTGAGTACGCTCCTAATCTACGGGGCAGCGGCGTGCATGGTGGGCTGATT ATCCTGGAGCCTCGCTTCAGCTCAGAGACATTGGCCCTGCTCTTAAATATTCCTCCTCAGAAGACTTTGCTTCGTCGCCACCTCGCCACTGCCTTCTCTGCCCTGGTGGGGCCTCAGGCCACGCAGGAGAAGCGAGAGTATGGCAATGCCACAGGCCACGTTCCCCTCACTACCACTGCTAAAGTGAAG ccaaAGAAGCTGGGCTTCACTCAATTCAGTCacttgagaaagagaaaacctGATGAATCGGCAGACTATATCTGCCCAATAGACAGTGGAGCGCTGACAGTGAATGGGGTTTCCCGATTGCCCTCTGCAGCACTCAGGGGCCTCAGCCCCAGCttggacagacagactgacaggtgGGAGCAGTTCGGGATAAAAGCTGAGGCTAATGGCCCCAAACAGTAA
- the ppfibp2a gene encoding liprin-beta-2 isoform X2, protein MNQELLHRTSLENQKLSLMGEVSYLKLKLAEMEGKQGHGAERQHKAEGLLKELRILKDKVEHLEDQKLQYEKKLKATKAEISSLQQLLLSKNAEIESLHTQLLARPSLSSESSERDEELQRLKIGMKSLVAANDEKDRRIEELTLLLNQCRQFREVTHNTRLAPPAVRSLSNGRTPSSSSEEEEQGLMKNTDSASAKSEDVKSEVSTNSSSSQQTSLLSVQKDSDSRTESQTLSSSMNDLTNGASQKGGLGDTKSQTLPVNSSLSEQSGIGGSSSEIQSQRSPDGSEDGDCSQRKSEKVDDSTSSDNSPVHSEANTQPGQRAVGSPEYMKNNRSFKRLWGKLRRTQSGGLQAADPDAGQFRRGGLRATAGPRLTRTPESYNSLRDMNIPFSQWTKEQVCGWLEDYGLGQYVSLSRQWVENGQTLLSATPQDFEKEMCMKNPLHRKKLQLALRAFTTRVVEESSELDHIWVTRWLDDIGLPQYKDQFHEARVDGRMIQYLTVNDLLTLKVASQLHHLSIKCAIHVLHANKFNPHCLRRRPGEEKQPTPSEVVQWSNHRVMEWLRAVDLAEYAPNLRGSGVHGGLIILEPRFSSETLALLLNIPPQKTLLRRHLATAFSALVGPQATQEKREYGNATGHVPLTTTAKVKPKKLGFTQFSHLRKRKPDESADYICPIDSGALTVNGVSRLPSAALRGLSPSLDRQTDRWEQFGIKAEANGPKQ, encoded by the exons GGCTTACTTAAGGAGCTCAGGATTCTTAAGGACAAAGTGGAGCACCTGGAGGATCAGAAGTTACAGTATGAGAAGAAACTCAAAGCAACAAAG GCAGAGATCAGCAGCCTTCAGCAGCTTCTGCTCAGTAAGAACGCTGAGATTGAGAGCTTGCACACTCAGCTGCTGGCCAGACCCTCTCTATCAAGTGAGAGCTCAGAGAGAG ATGAGGAACTGCAGAGACTTAAGATTGGAATGAAATCACTGGTTGCCGCCAACGATGAAAAG GACCGGCGTATTGAAGAGCTCACTCTGCTCCTGAATCAGTGCAGGCAATTCAGAGAGGTCACTCACAACACAAGGCTAG CTCCACCTGCTGTTCGTTCATTGTCGAATGGTAGGACTCCTTCAAGCAGCagtgaggaagaagagcagGGGCTGATGAAGAATACTGACTCTGCCAGTGCAAAATCTGAGGATGTAAAGTCCGAA GTTTCCACAAATAGCTCTTCCTCCCAACAAACATCACTTTTATCAGTCCAGAAGGACAGTGATTCCAG aacAGAATCGCAGACTCTATCCAGTAGCATGAATGACCTAACGAATGGAGCTTCACAAAAG GGTGGTCTGGGTGACACCAAAAGTCAGACGCTGCCTGTGAATTCGTCTCTCTCAGAGCAGAGTGGGATCggaggcagcagcagtgaaattCAGAGCCAAAGGTCTCCAGATGGGAGCGAAGATGGAGACTGCAGCCAAA GAAAGTCGGAGAAAGTTGACGACAGCACTTCAAGCGATAATTCTCCTGTTCATTCTGAGGCGAATACACAGCCTGGCCAACGGGCTGTGGGCTCACCAGAATACATGAAGAATAATAGGAGCTTCAAGAGACTCTGGGGAAA ACTTCGAAGAACCCAATCTGGAGGGCTTCAGGCAGCAGATCCAGATGCTGGTCAGTTTAGAAGAGGGGGACTGCGTGCTACAGCAGGACCCAGACTAACCAGGACCCCCGAATCGTATAATTCTCTACG TGATATGAATATTCCATTCAGCCAGTGGACCAAGGAGCAGGTGTGTGGCTGGCTAGAGGACTATGGACTTGGCCAGTATGTCAGTCTCTCCAGACAGTGGGTAGAAAATGGACAGACACTGCTGTCTGCTACACCTCAGGACTTCGAGAAG GAGATGTGTATGAAGAATCCACTGCACAGGAAGAAGCTGCAGCTGGCTCTGAGGGCATTCACCACTAGAGTTGTAGAGGAATCGTCAGAGCTGGACCACATCTGGGTCACCC GTTGGTTGGATGATATTGGTTTGCCTCAGTATAAAGACCAGTTTCATGAGGCCCGAGTAGATGGTCGAATGATACAATACCTCACTGTG AATGACCTCTTGACACTAAAGGTCGCCAGTCAGCTTCATCATCTCAGTATTAAATGTGCCATTCATGTCCTTCATGCCAACAAGTTCAACCCCCACTGTCTTCGACGTAGGCCAGGAGAAGAG AAACAGCCCACTCCCTCTGAGGTGGTGCAGTGGTCTAACCATCGCGTGATGGAGTGGCTGAGAGCAGTGGACCTCGCTGAGTACGCTCCTAATCTACGGGGCAGCGGCGTGCATGGTGGGCTGATT ATCCTGGAGCCTCGCTTCAGCTCAGAGACATTGGCCCTGCTCTTAAATATTCCTCCTCAGAAGACTTTGCTTCGTCGCCACCTCGCCACTGCCTTCTCTGCCCTGGTGGGGCCTCAGGCCACGCAGGAGAAGCGAGAGTATGGCAATGCCACAGGCCACGTTCCCCTCACTACCACTGCTAAAGTGAAG ccaaAGAAGCTGGGCTTCACTCAATTCAGTCacttgagaaagagaaaacctGATGAATCGGCAGACTATATCTGCCCAATAGACAGTGGAGCGCTGACAGTGAATGGGGTTTCCCGATTGCCCTCTGCAGCACTCAGGGGCCTCAGCCCCAGCttggacagacagactgacaggtgGGAGCAGTTCGGGATAAAAGCTGAGGCTAATGGCCCCAAACAGTAA
- the ppfibp2a gene encoding liprin-beta-2 isoform X4, with product MNQGLLKELRILKDKVEHLEDQKLQYEKKLKATKAEISSLQQLLLSKNAEIESLHTQLLARPSLSSESSERDEELQRLKIGMKSLVAANDEKDRRIEELTLLLNQCRQFREVTHNTRLAPPAVRSLSNGRTPSSSSEEEEQGLMKNTDSASAKSEDVKSEVSTNSSSSQQTSLLSVQKDSDSRTESQTLSSSMNDLTNGASQKGGLGDTKSQTLPVNSSLSEQSGIGGSSSEIQSQRSPDGSEDGDCSQRKSEKVDDSTSSDNSPVHSEANTQPGQRAVGSPEYMKNNRSFKRLWGKLRRTQSGGLQAADPDAGQFRRGGLRATAGPRLTRTPESYNSLRDMNIPFSQWTKEQVCGWLEDYGLGQYVSLSRQWVENGQTLLSATPQDFEKEMCMKNPLHRKKLQLALRAFTTRVVEESSELDHIWVTRWLDDIGLPQYKDQFHEARVDGRMIQYLTVNDLLTLKVASQLHHLSIKCAIHVLHANKFNPHCLRRRPGEEKQPTPSEVVQWSNHRVMEWLRAVDLAEYAPNLRGSGVHGGLIILEPRFSSETLALLLNIPPQKTLLRRHLATAFSALVGPQATQEKREYGNATGHVPLTTTAKVKPKKLGFTQFSHLRKRKPDESADYICPIDSGALTVNGVSRLPSAALRGLSPSLDRQTDRWEQFGIKAEANGPKQ from the exons GGCTTACTTAAGGAGCTCAGGATTCTTAAGGACAAAGTGGAGCACCTGGAGGATCAGAAGTTACAGTATGAGAAGAAACTCAAAGCAACAAAG GCAGAGATCAGCAGCCTTCAGCAGCTTCTGCTCAGTAAGAACGCTGAGATTGAGAGCTTGCACACTCAGCTGCTGGCCAGACCCTCTCTATCAAGTGAGAGCTCAGAGAGAG ATGAGGAACTGCAGAGACTTAAGATTGGAATGAAATCACTGGTTGCCGCCAACGATGAAAAG GACCGGCGTATTGAAGAGCTCACTCTGCTCCTGAATCAGTGCAGGCAATTCAGAGAGGTCACTCACAACACAAGGCTAG CTCCACCTGCTGTTCGTTCATTGTCGAATGGTAGGACTCCTTCAAGCAGCagtgaggaagaagagcagGGGCTGATGAAGAATACTGACTCTGCCAGTGCAAAATCTGAGGATGTAAAGTCCGAA GTTTCCACAAATAGCTCTTCCTCCCAACAAACATCACTTTTATCAGTCCAGAAGGACAGTGATTCCAG aacAGAATCGCAGACTCTATCCAGTAGCATGAATGACCTAACGAATGGAGCTTCACAAAAG GGTGGTCTGGGTGACACCAAAAGTCAGACGCTGCCTGTGAATTCGTCTCTCTCAGAGCAGAGTGGGATCggaggcagcagcagtgaaattCAGAGCCAAAGGTCTCCAGATGGGAGCGAAGATGGAGACTGCAGCCAAA GAAAGTCGGAGAAAGTTGACGACAGCACTTCAAGCGATAATTCTCCTGTTCATTCTGAGGCGAATACACAGCCTGGCCAACGGGCTGTGGGCTCACCAGAATACATGAAGAATAATAGGAGCTTCAAGAGACTCTGGGGAAA ACTTCGAAGAACCCAATCTGGAGGGCTTCAGGCAGCAGATCCAGATGCTGGTCAGTTTAGAAGAGGGGGACTGCGTGCTACAGCAGGACCCAGACTAACCAGGACCCCCGAATCGTATAATTCTCTACG TGATATGAATATTCCATTCAGCCAGTGGACCAAGGAGCAGGTGTGTGGCTGGCTAGAGGACTATGGACTTGGCCAGTATGTCAGTCTCTCCAGACAGTGGGTAGAAAATGGACAGACACTGCTGTCTGCTACACCTCAGGACTTCGAGAAG GAGATGTGTATGAAGAATCCACTGCACAGGAAGAAGCTGCAGCTGGCTCTGAGGGCATTCACCACTAGAGTTGTAGAGGAATCGTCAGAGCTGGACCACATCTGGGTCACCC GTTGGTTGGATGATATTGGTTTGCCTCAGTATAAAGACCAGTTTCATGAGGCCCGAGTAGATGGTCGAATGATACAATACCTCACTGTG AATGACCTCTTGACACTAAAGGTCGCCAGTCAGCTTCATCATCTCAGTATTAAATGTGCCATTCATGTCCTTCATGCCAACAAGTTCAACCCCCACTGTCTTCGACGTAGGCCAGGAGAAGAG AAACAGCCCACTCCCTCTGAGGTGGTGCAGTGGTCTAACCATCGCGTGATGGAGTGGCTGAGAGCAGTGGACCTCGCTGAGTACGCTCCTAATCTACGGGGCAGCGGCGTGCATGGTGGGCTGATT ATCCTGGAGCCTCGCTTCAGCTCAGAGACATTGGCCCTGCTCTTAAATATTCCTCCTCAGAAGACTTTGCTTCGTCGCCACCTCGCCACTGCCTTCTCTGCCCTGGTGGGGCCTCAGGCCACGCAGGAGAAGCGAGAGTATGGCAATGCCACAGGCCACGTTCCCCTCACTACCACTGCTAAAGTGAAG ccaaAGAAGCTGGGCTTCACTCAATTCAGTCacttgagaaagagaaaacctGATGAATCGGCAGACTATATCTGCCCAATAGACAGTGGAGCGCTGACAGTGAATGGGGTTTCCCGATTGCCCTCTGCAGCACTCAGGGGCCTCAGCCCCAGCttggacagacagactgacaggtgGGAGCAGTTCGGGATAAAAGCTGAGGCTAATGGCCCCAAACAGTAA
- the ppfibp2a gene encoding liprin-beta-2 isoform X3, which produces MGEVSYLKLKLAEMEGKQGHGAERQHKAEGLLKELRILKDKVEHLEDQKLQYEKKLKATKAEISSLQQLLLSKNAEIESLHTQLLARPSLSSESSERDEELQRLKIGMKSLVAANDEKDRRIEELTLLLNQCRQFREVTHNTRLAPPAVRSLSNGRTPSSSSEEEEQGLMKNTDSASAKSEDVKSEVSTNSSSSQQTSLLSVQKDSDSRTESQTLSSSMNDLTNGASQKGGLGDTKSQTLPVNSSLSEQSGIGGSSSEIQSQRSPDGSEDGDCSQRKSEKVDDSTSSDNSPVHSEANTQPGQRAVGSPEYMKNNRSFKRLWGKLRRTQSGGLQAADPDAGQFRRGGLRATAGPRLTRTPESYNSLRDMNIPFSQWTKEQVCGWLEDYGLGQYVSLSRQWVENGQTLLSATPQDFEKEMCMKNPLHRKKLQLALRAFTTRVVEESSELDHIWVTRWLDDIGLPQYKDQFHEARVDGRMIQYLTVNDLLTLKVASQLHHLSIKCAIHVLHANKFNPHCLRRRPGEEKQPTPSEVVQWSNHRVMEWLRAVDLAEYAPNLRGSGVHGGLIILEPRFSSETLALLLNIPPQKTLLRRHLATAFSALVGPQATQEKREYGNATGHVPLTTTAKVKPKKLGFTQFSHLRKRKPDESADYICPIDSGALTVNGVSRLPSAALRGLSPSLDRQTDRWEQFGIKAEANGPKQ; this is translated from the exons GGCTTACTTAAGGAGCTCAGGATTCTTAAGGACAAAGTGGAGCACCTGGAGGATCAGAAGTTACAGTATGAGAAGAAACTCAAAGCAACAAAG GCAGAGATCAGCAGCCTTCAGCAGCTTCTGCTCAGTAAGAACGCTGAGATTGAGAGCTTGCACACTCAGCTGCTGGCCAGACCCTCTCTATCAAGTGAGAGCTCAGAGAGAG ATGAGGAACTGCAGAGACTTAAGATTGGAATGAAATCACTGGTTGCCGCCAACGATGAAAAG GACCGGCGTATTGAAGAGCTCACTCTGCTCCTGAATCAGTGCAGGCAATTCAGAGAGGTCACTCACAACACAAGGCTAG CTCCACCTGCTGTTCGTTCATTGTCGAATGGTAGGACTCCTTCAAGCAGCagtgaggaagaagagcagGGGCTGATGAAGAATACTGACTCTGCCAGTGCAAAATCTGAGGATGTAAAGTCCGAA GTTTCCACAAATAGCTCTTCCTCCCAACAAACATCACTTTTATCAGTCCAGAAGGACAGTGATTCCAG aacAGAATCGCAGACTCTATCCAGTAGCATGAATGACCTAACGAATGGAGCTTCACAAAAG GGTGGTCTGGGTGACACCAAAAGTCAGACGCTGCCTGTGAATTCGTCTCTCTCAGAGCAGAGTGGGATCggaggcagcagcagtgaaattCAGAGCCAAAGGTCTCCAGATGGGAGCGAAGATGGAGACTGCAGCCAAA GAAAGTCGGAGAAAGTTGACGACAGCACTTCAAGCGATAATTCTCCTGTTCATTCTGAGGCGAATACACAGCCTGGCCAACGGGCTGTGGGCTCACCAGAATACATGAAGAATAATAGGAGCTTCAAGAGACTCTGGGGAAA ACTTCGAAGAACCCAATCTGGAGGGCTTCAGGCAGCAGATCCAGATGCTGGTCAGTTTAGAAGAGGGGGACTGCGTGCTACAGCAGGACCCAGACTAACCAGGACCCCCGAATCGTATAATTCTCTACG TGATATGAATATTCCATTCAGCCAGTGGACCAAGGAGCAGGTGTGTGGCTGGCTAGAGGACTATGGACTTGGCCAGTATGTCAGTCTCTCCAGACAGTGGGTAGAAAATGGACAGACACTGCTGTCTGCTACACCTCAGGACTTCGAGAAG GAGATGTGTATGAAGAATCCACTGCACAGGAAGAAGCTGCAGCTGGCTCTGAGGGCATTCACCACTAGAGTTGTAGAGGAATCGTCAGAGCTGGACCACATCTGGGTCACCC GTTGGTTGGATGATATTGGTTTGCCTCAGTATAAAGACCAGTTTCATGAGGCCCGAGTAGATGGTCGAATGATACAATACCTCACTGTG AATGACCTCTTGACACTAAAGGTCGCCAGTCAGCTTCATCATCTCAGTATTAAATGTGCCATTCATGTCCTTCATGCCAACAAGTTCAACCCCCACTGTCTTCGACGTAGGCCAGGAGAAGAG AAACAGCCCACTCCCTCTGAGGTGGTGCAGTGGTCTAACCATCGCGTGATGGAGTGGCTGAGAGCAGTGGACCTCGCTGAGTACGCTCCTAATCTACGGGGCAGCGGCGTGCATGGTGGGCTGATT ATCCTGGAGCCTCGCTTCAGCTCAGAGACATTGGCCCTGCTCTTAAATATTCCTCCTCAGAAGACTTTGCTTCGTCGCCACCTCGCCACTGCCTTCTCTGCCCTGGTGGGGCCTCAGGCCACGCAGGAGAAGCGAGAGTATGGCAATGCCACAGGCCACGTTCCCCTCACTACCACTGCTAAAGTGAAG ccaaAGAAGCTGGGCTTCACTCAATTCAGTCacttgagaaagagaaaacctGATGAATCGGCAGACTATATCTGCCCAATAGACAGTGGAGCGCTGACAGTGAATGGGGTTTCCCGATTGCCCTCTGCAGCACTCAGGGGCCTCAGCCCCAGCttggacagacagactgacaggtgGGAGCAGTTCGGGATAAAAGCTGAGGCTAATGGCCCCAAACAGTAA